A window of Onychostoma macrolepis isolate SWU-2019 chromosome 01, ASM1243209v1, whole genome shotgun sequence contains these coding sequences:
- the LOC131536701 gene encoding uncharacterized protein LOC131536701, producing the protein MRAADRDTGNTELERNRSPVEEHLQSAMNHLTKTWLHPDIPNSLVDLEGFSLVRADRDESSGKTRGGGVCVYIREGWCSQYTVRESVCKPDVELLCLSLRPFYLPREFGNIIICAAYVPPSGNAAKAASCITDCVHKQLQRTPGAPIFILGDFNHCRLDSSLPGYEQYIKCATRGNKILDKCYGNVKDAYVAKPKPPLSNCDHNTIHLVPIYKTLLKRSKPQTKTVLVWSDDNIEILKGCFACTDWELFHDMDIEDATETITDYINFCVDTVVEKKTVTVFPNNKSYITKEIKECLNRKKLAFNNQDKTELKSVQKELNSLLKEARTKHRDIIEQNFNFGNSRKLWDAMKVVTNMEPVRNRLITSNEQQRANDLNDFFLRFESPLEELVDLDSIRCNSDCRLEVVPYTVYSLFKGICTKKATGPDGISAF; encoded by the exons atgagagctgctgacagagatacaggaaacacag agctggagcggaacagatctcctgtcgaagaacatctccaaagcgccatgaaccatctgacta AGACCTGGCTGCACCCTGACATCCCCAACTCATTGGTGGACCTTGAAGGGTTCTCCCTTGTTCGAGCAGACAGAGATGAATCTTCGGGGAAGACAAGAGGCGGTGGTGTTTGTGTCTACATCAGAGAGGGTTGGTGTAGCCAGTACACGGTAAGAGAGTCTGTGTGTAAACCAGATGTGGAACTACTCTGTTTATCGCTGAGGCCTTTTTACCTCCCGCGAGAAtttggaaatattattatttgtgcaGCATATGTCCCGCCAAGTGGAAACGCGGCGAAAGCGGCTAGCTGCATAACAGACTGTGTTCATAAACAATTACAACGTACTCCTGGAGCTCCGATCTTCATTCTTGGCGATTTTAATCATTGCAGACTGGACTCTTCTCTCCCAGGTTATGAACAGTACATAAAATGTGCTACCCGAGGAAATAAGATTTTAGATAAATGTTACGGGAACGTGAAGGATGCATATGTGGCCAAGCCCAAACCCCCTCTGTCGAACTGTGATCATAACACGATTCATTTGGTACCTatttataaaacacttttaaaacgCTCAAAGCCACAGACGAAGACTGTATTAGTTTGGTCTGATGATAATATTGAAATTTTAAAGGGTTGCTTCGCTTGTACAGATTGGGAACTGTTTCATGATATGGATATTGAGGATGCTACAGAGACAATAACAGACTACATTAATTTTTGTGTGGACACAGTTGTTGAGAAGAAAACAGTAACTGTATTTCCTAACAACAAAAGTTACATAACAAAGGAAATTAAGGAGTGTTTAAATAGGAAGAAGTTAGCTTTTAACAACCAagataaaactgaattaaaatcaGTTCAAAAGGAATTAAATAGTTTGCTGAAGGAGGCTAGGACAAAACATAGAGACATCATAGAACAAAATTTTAACTTTGGGAATTCCAGGAAATTATGGGATGCTATGAAAGTAGTAACCAATATGGAACCTGTCCGGAACAGGCTTATAACTAGTAATGAACAGCAAAGAGCAAATGAtctgaatgatttttttctaaGGTTTGAGTCCCCATTAGAGGAACTGGTGGATTTAGACTCTATTAGATGTAACTCAGATTGTAGATTAGAAGTTGTTCCTTATACAGTCTATTCGTTATTTAAAGGCATATGTACCAAAAAAGCTACGGGTCCTGATGGAATTTCTGCTTTTTGA